CCCACTGCACTGAAATTCGAATACCAGAAATACCTACCCAGCTATAATTTGATAATTCTTAATTTTACTGCATAATGCGAAAAATAAAGCCAAAAGATTTTTTCTCGATGTGATGGTTTCATGAGATGCGATGGTGACCAGCTGTTGTGTACATTTTTTGTGGATAGTCTTCATTGACTTGATTTTTATTGGtgagtaaaatatttcagatagGTATGTCATTGTATGAATGGAGATTATACATAGACTATACGTAATGGAGCCAAGAAACTGGATATTAGGGCTTGTGAGGTAGTTTCTATTTGAAATTCccgttttatattatttagatttagctatgtatttttattaaaaataatctagaTGGCATAACATCATTGGAGCTGCTAGAGCTACGCGTGCCGGCGCACGTGGCGCTGGGCACGCGCGCGTCGCTGTCGTGCCGCTGGGCGCTGGGCCCGGCCGACGTGCTCTACTCCGTCAAGTGGTACAAGGACGGCAAGGAGTTCTTCCGACACGTGCCGCGCGACCACGAGCCCAGGAGGAAGTTCCCGCTGCCTGGAGTCGATATGTTGAGGTACCTATGCACCATCTTTTGTTCGATTAAAAAGTTAAGACATGGGTTTAAATactattgtaggtacctacttgtctttgtaggattttttatataaaacgtttctatttttgtttgatgGACGCAGGAAGCGGATCCCTCGGGTACTAGTCTTGTGTTGTCAGCAGCAGTGTTGGAGACTGGAGGCCGTTATCGCTGTGAGGTTTCCGGAGAACGGCCGCTATTCCCCACGGTGTCCAGACATTCAGACATGGATGTCGTTGGtaagataaataattaacaaagtaGGCTGTactttgttcattatttttatttatattaacttcTGCAAACGATTGCAGTATTTTTTCTGCATTTCTAGTACTACCCGAGGAAGGTCCTGTCCTAACAGGGCTAAGATCACGGTATCGTCTGGGAGACCGCGTGCAGGTGAACTGTACTTCAGGGCGCTCCCGTCCATCCTGCCAACTATCGTGGTACATCAACAGCGAGCTAGCACTCACATCAGCTATGTTACCTACTATCCACAATGTATATGAAGATGGGATGGAAACTATAACCCTGCAGCTAGATTTTATGCTCACCGAGTTGCATTTTAAGCAGAGTggattcaaagtcaaagtaagACCAGGAATCACTTGATAGGTATACTGTGGTAGATGAATACAATGTGTATATGTATTGCAAAAGTACGTTTCCTTGCAGTGCCTAGCAACACTCGCGGATCTGTACTGGCGAAGTAACGAAGGAAGTGCCCTGTTTGACAAAGTGAAGATCCACCATACATTGACATCATTTGAACCAAAAAGAAACACGAGAGCCCAACATATTCAATCTAATACAGCAAGCTTACTCACTAGTTCCtctatacttattattattttgcttttagtgCATTCCTGTGTGAAGGTCtgttagatttaaataaagatataggtaggttcggtactaatttaataaagaggaattttttttttcgtttgtttgtttataccatAGAGACCCCAGAACTACTACTATTTTAACCTGCTAATTTTAGTCACTTCGGTGTCAGTGTGGTGCAACGATAGCTACTTAGACTTGCCGGACACTGTTAGGTACCTAAAACTTTgctatacgtaggtatatactCACGCACGAGTTAATCCTACAGTGGACCGAAACGATTATAAaggtaaaaatactaaaacaatcaaataatgAACCAAGAAGTTTATTAATTACATCTCAAGATGCTCTCAAGTAGTGTCTCAagtcactgacctctatatttaaatatagaggtcagtggtctcaagtggaaataaaaaaagaactggctggtaattatgaaaaaaaataaagaaatgacgattcattattttatgacaGCGTTAGTGTTAgtcaataaatagataataaaaataggATAAAATCAATGAATCTATAATTTCAGTGTATTCAAAATATGTAATAGTAGTTTCACTCATGAAAAACTGGGGGAGCAGAACTAAACTTAATGCCACTTTTAAGTAGGTCAGACAAAATGTGCAATGTTGAAAATATCTGTACAAACCAAAACAAATTTAATACAAAGGGGCCGCCGACTCCACTCTCGAAATCCTTTAATGGTAAGTAGTGCCTTATAAAATTACTCTAGCCATGTTAAATCATGTAAGTACCCTTGGctattaattagaaaaaaaaatatgatgtggatattgattagttttattatttgaatagatTATGAGAAACGAAAATTGACTCTGTATTTCATTGTTACTTTCCTGATTCAGATATAGGCATCGGCTTTCAAACATAATAGGAATATACAATTCTATTATTCAACTGTGGAAAAATGTTGTAATGCAATTTTCTCCATCGATCGGTAGGTTCTCCATATTTTCGGTTCAATTTTCCCGGACTTTTTATAATGTACGCTCCGTAATACGGAAATAGGTTATTATATTGTTAAGTTGTCAGAAGCACatagttattattaattttagattagaaatgaaattaaacaacatattttagcaatattttagatacttatgcagtagttttgtttatttctaaaatactatAGTATTCTACAATCtgtatttagatttttaatctGTACTCCGAAATGTcacctttattattttaatacaaaggtgtgtgtacattgtatctctaataattaaaataaatatcataaaagcaacaaatgatttaattttcttgcttatgcaatatattttttcagttactACTAAATAATACGTTTCAGTTTGTAATTCTAAGCTAATTTAATGCtgtttttattcacaaaatagaTGCAATGTTTCcgtcaaaaaacataaacaaatattttcgttcATGTGCACACCAGTTTATTACGActtcaacaaaaacaatgatGTGATCTCGCTTCAGTAGTTCAGCAACAAAATACAGCGCACTCCTATATTTACCCACTAAAATGTCCAATAGACCTCAATCTAAATCCCGTATTAGAGTATGTAATAAATCTGTGTTTCATCTCCAAGACAAGAAAGCTGATGAGAATGAGTTATCAATTGGTTTGATTAAATCCGCGAAGAGGACCGGACAACTCAGTTTATGCAACAGGGGACTGGGGACAGGTGAgacacaattatttattatacatacatatagtgtTATATGGAAATGAGTGTTGTTAACGCTTGGTTTTTGAGAAGGTAGGTACACAAGCTGTAACCAAATCttctcatttatttacaaacaatatatttttagtttacaataaaatagaaaacagtAGTTTACTGACTGAAcaaatatttagaaagtacagcTAAAATTCTGCAGTAGCAAAATTGCTTGACAAccatccatttttttattatttccacaTATAGTGCCTGACAATGTGTGGAAAATTGATGAGCTGGTATTGGAAGAGACCAAGGAGGTTGACTTCACAAGGAATGATAATAGCATGTGGTGGAATGCTGAGCCCCTGAAGACCCTTGACCTTAGTTCCAACGTTATAAAGGTGATACCAGGCAATGTCAAGTTTTTGCAACACCTCATCAATCTCAAGGTGAGCAGGACTACTTAGTATTTTTGCAgttctttttaattataatttaaaattaagtgcataatttaattaattgcttgAGTATAGATTTCCTAAAAATCTTTAAAGAGTAACATACAGAAGTGATCCCAGTGAGGAGAACTGGACCTCATACAAGATGCTACGGAATCGCTGCAGTCGTCTGTGCAGAGATGCTAAGAGACGCCACATTCATAACTCTATTAAAAACCTTAACAACGCGCAAGTATGGCAATTTCTTAAGTCCCTCGGTATTGGCAAGACTGTCAATGACAGCACCACCGATATGGACCCTAACACAATTAATGCTCATTTTTCAATGTCACCAGTAACGCTGGATGATGACGTAAAATCTTCTACTCTACATTATCTCTCTAATGCTCCTCGGCCAAATTGTACTGCGTTTTCATTCCATCCAGCTACGGAGGGAGATATTAAACGTGCAATCCTATCCATTTCCTCAAAGGCGGTAGGAGATGATGGTATTCATCTCCAAATGCTTCTCCTTATCCTTGATGAAATGATTCCTTTAGTTTTGCATCTCATCAACTACTCCCTCTTTACCAACTCCTTTCCCTCAGCATGGAAAAGAGCCCATGTACTGCCTTTACCCAAAGTGTCTAATCCTTCCTCAGTCTCTCAGTTCCGGCCAATATCCATCCTCCCAATCCTATCAAAAGTCCTTGAGAGTGTTGTCAATAATCAATTGTCTCGTCACCTCTCCTCTAACAGCCTGCTGAGCCCGTACCAATCTGGCTTCCGCCCTGGCCATAGCACAGTGTCGGCTCTAGTTAAAATAACTGACGACATTCGGCTAGCTATGGAGAACAGGCGGTTGACAGTGTTGGTGTTACTGGATTTCAGCAGTGCTTTCAATTCAGTTGATTTTGACATCCTCTTAGCCATCCTATCGTCACTTAATATATCTTCTTCTGTAGTTGCGTGGTTCAGTTCTTATCTTCGGGGTCGCTCACAGTCGGTCCGCACTCATGAGGTTTCCTCTGAGTGGTGTGATCTGGCTGCGGGTGTACCCCAGGGTGGTGTTCTCTCTCCTCTACTTTTCTCCGTTTTTATTAACGCCATCACAAAGTCACTTGTTTCGCATTATCATCTTTATGCAGACGACTTGCAGCTTTATCAGCATTGTCAACCCGAAGAGCTCTCTAGGGTTATTGGCGCCATCAATAATGATCTTGAAAATATAAGTCAATGGGCTAAAAATTTTGGACTTCTAGTTAACCCAAACAAATCTCAAGCTCTCATTATTGGTGGCAGATATTTCATAAATAGGCTGCAAACTCCCCTCACTTCTGTATGACGATGTAGTAATAGCCTACTCATCGCATGTTAAAACTTGGTGTTTTCATGGACTGCAACTTATCTTGGGCTAAACACATTGCAGAAGTAAGCAGGAGGGTATATTGCTCGTTTCAATCACTCAAGCGTCTCCAGAAGTTCCTGCCTTTTCCAACAAAGATTACTCTCGCTCAGTCGCTCCTCCTTCCTTTGTTAGACTATGCTgatgtctgtttccttgatgCGACTGAGGAGCTACTTGATAAACTCGAACGTCTGCAGAATTTATGCATCCGCTTCATTTTCGGCCTCCGaaagtacgatcatgtgtcgGAATTTCGGAGCCAGTTGAAGTGGCTGCCTATTCGGCGGCGTAGAGATGCTCacgttctttcttttctttactcTGTTCTTTACAATCCTCTCGCTCCAAGTTACCTTCGTGAACGCTTTGAGTTCCTCGTTCCCAGAGGCAAACCTTGTCGCTCTTCCTCATCTCTTCTGCTTCGTATCCCATCCCACACTTCAAGTCGCTATGATGGATCATTCACTGTTCGTGCTGTTAGGCTGTGGAATACCCTTCCGCATTCTATACGCGAGAGCTCATCATTGGATATGTTTAAGAGACGAGTTAAGGAACATTATTTATCAACATGACCTTTGTATATTTgtgtatatatttgtatatattatattgcatatattatattgtatatatttcatgtaattataaaaggtatatatttaatttattataaggaATTATTCATATAGATTcttttttattagtataaattTGCACATTTGCCCTACCCCatcaaatcactctttcactctaaggttggctggaagagaacccaacactgggttaagctcgcctttgtacattatCTCTCTGCATTCAGTGTGTCTGtctgtatttatgtgtgcaataaagaataataataaaaccatgTAGCAATACATGCTCAATAAATATTACCTGTTACTGCAATAAATTGAAACTATAAACCTTGAACGATAACAGGTTGTGAAGCACTTTTTATATGCATTTAAAACCAGATTTTTTCCGTATCACTAGATCTGCAGTTTTAAGACAGCTCATTTTTTgactggaaataaaaatatgtttgtatgaaTTTAATTCCAGCTACATGATAATGCTATCTCAAGCCTCCCACCGGAATTTGGTGAACTAAAGGGTCTTATGAACCTGACTCTCTCTCACAATAGACTAGCAACACTGCCCAAGGAATTCTATAAGTTGACGGAGTTGCGCTGTCTGAGCATAGCACACAATCaactttcaaaaatagaaccCGACTTTGGAGATTTAGTTATGCTGAACTTTTTGGTAAGTAGTATGAGGTTTTATTTcagaacatacaaaaaaaaatgcctttcaAATGTCATCAGAATGAGATGTGAGTTCTCTTGCTATCAATTtgcttatgaaaatatttttattaactttacagGACTTATCGCACAACAAATTGACAGTGTTACCTCCAGGAATGGGGTATTTAGTACGCTTAGTGGAACTAAATCTATCGCACAATGAACTACAGGAATTACCACCTGATATTGTTAATCTTCGAGGTgattatacactcttttgcaaaaaaagcgggcacctatgcgaaatcttggttttaaggacttcacgtgtatttcaaaggtttttaatgactgtaggatgttactagcatcaaaagggttagccaagcatgcgtgagagtgtattctaaatttgaattttgtagatttgctaagaaactggttagaccttgttttggactaattcctggtagaaagttcatgggcgttttgaaaagtttttgacgtgatttttagaaaactgaaaatgcagttttaattgatgattaatgtacctttctgttaaatcaaaacatttttgaagaacaatgcgtatttgataaaattttcacctgctctagatggtctatgctgatgattgatggcaatgttaagagtttcggtatttttgcgtAAAGCGTTCtgttgtttagatattgtgcccacgcggtttaaaataaccttttctcataaataaatacaacttagaggagtatcagtactttgggctgcgacaaaacaaatttaatGTTAGCAGAACcagatcacaactcgtctcctatcacactttgacattaaaaaaataccaaatttggtgataaatgcaaaaataaccatatgaaaaataaagaGAAGGgttaaaactatcctaaaagtcaaattattgctgAGTTggagctctcgataactccataggtgtcGGGTTACtcaacgatgatttagctgaaggGGAGTAATgacttcaaaattattggccaaccgtatgtttttttaaaaaatgatcagttagccaattattgttatgatttaagcaagaAATTGCCGTGGATACCAGAAAACCTCGGAGTAGACAGgtttctttaataaaatgtccgtgggatgaaaacccgCTATTTGAACgttcagactcatagatctttagAGGTCTACGGGGTTTCCCAAGAGGcgaggttatttaaaaatctgtgattacgagaccttaagacctcgtgctcacagtctatgcgttattttctgtattttgtagaatttcaagatttttcaaaatgtcaaagtctgataggagccGACTTGTGaacggcactgcttactttaaattggttttgtcgcagcccaaggtactgatactcctctaaaagtgtttaattatgaaaaagcgatattttaaaacacgtgggtacaatatcaaaacaatagaacggtctacactaaaataccgaaactcttaacattgccatcaatcatcagtatagcccatttagagcaggtgaaaatttttatcaaatacgcatagtttttcaaaaatgttttgatctaacaaaaaagtacattaatcattaattaaaactgcaatatcatttttctgaaaatcacttcaaaaacttttcaaaacaccgacgaactttgtgccagcaattagtccaaaacaaggtttaaccaatttcttagcaattgtacacaattcaaatttagaatacactctcacgcatgcttggctaacccttttgatgctagaaatatactacaatcattaaaaccctttgaaatacacgtaaagtccttaaaactaagatttcgcataggtgcccgctttttttgcaaaagagtttatttcaatatttacttgCATTTAATGTAGCATTACATAATATCTGATCTTATCTTACAACTATAAATATGCACTGATAAGTTGGTTGAATAATAAGGGAAAGTGTTACTGTATAAAATGTTATCATTATGTGATATAACAATGCAGAATAATATATatgcatacataatatattaatagCTTGTTTGGCCCACACTGTGTGGGTCACTGCATTAAAACTGGTTATGCAgcaaatttttcattttttgttgtaaaagaaGACCCATGACATAAAGTTCAAtgtctattttttttgtcccaTGTGGTTGCTTTATTGTTATCTTAAAacacaaaagaagaaaaatacattgAGCCCGGTCAAATTTCTCAATAGTGGAACATTGTATATTTGCATAATGCAGGTTCAtaagatttcaataaaatttaccTTTTTCCAGATTTGAAGAAACTAAACATCAGCAACAATAGCCTAAAGAAATTACCGCCATTAGGAGAGCTACGAAAAATGGAAATATTGGAC
This genomic window from Helicoverpa armigera isolate CAAS_96S chromosome 13, ASM3070526v1, whole genome shotgun sequence contains:
- the LOC110384456 gene encoding uncharacterized protein LOC110384456, which produces MHGITSLELLELRVPAHVALGTRASLSCRWALGPADVLYSVKWYKDGKEFFRHVPRDHEPRRKFPLPGVDMLRYLCTIFSDPSGTSLVLSAAVLETGGRYRCEVSGERPLFPTVSRHSDMDVVVLPEEGPVLTGLRSRYRLGDRVQVNCTSGRSRPSCQLSWYINSELALTSAMLPTIHNVYEDGMETITLQLDFMLTELHFKQSGFKVKCLATLADLYWRSNEGSALFDKVKIHHTLTSFEPKRNTRAQHIQSNTASLLTSSSILIIILLLVHSCVKVC